A genome region from Pseudomonas sp. N3-W includes the following:
- a CDS encoding sulfatase-like hydrolase/transferase: MIRYLKELLLVLYLLKNYDYYLERLNAMGIGFPMLLFGAMFVALTVALFMTAYIRQTLVRHVFALAMFVSAVFFDVYTRVTADYLTYSSFVSLVYSGGFIQEAAYQYRAPLISGLLSGVLLLLGIGLKPRRRWPVPGALLIAAPLLGVLLLSAVLFVRAGEGARGLPIMYTPLAYLNLFAYESLHNTVGPREPIKLARIDTPVDHDIVLIIDESISGNYLDINAQYGVHSQLKEAHPGVAIFNYGYAASIANCSADTNVTLRYGGTRADYMRINTTMPSIWQYAKKAGLRTVYIDAQRTGGNLQNLMTDTEKKDIDEFVQFDQTSVRDRDMAAASKLIELLDDGTPELVVINKVGAHFPVHDKYPDAFMAYRPTLPRGQFVEVADTGKRDGFNGQPDDWVLYRNAYKNTVLWNVGEFFSRIFAQADLSHALLIYTSDHGQDLHERGNPGLNTHCGGDPVEEEGLVPLVVIQGDQLHTLDWQQALAQNKDRSSHYNIFPTLLELMGYDAATVEATYGKPLSVPTVDDFTFNYRFNARLGAKPAWRHIDLKTIVTPGEATPNVVVEP, translated from the coding sequence ATGATTCGCTACCTCAAAGAACTGTTGCTGGTCCTCTATCTGCTCAAGAATTACGACTATTACCTTGAGCGTCTGAACGCGATGGGCATCGGTTTTCCGATGCTGCTGTTCGGTGCGATGTTTGTGGCGCTGACCGTGGCGTTGTTCATGACCGCCTACATTCGTCAGACCTTGGTGCGCCATGTGTTTGCCTTGGCGATGTTCGTTTCGGCGGTGTTTTTTGATGTGTATACGCGGGTCACCGCCGACTACCTGACCTACAGCAGTTTTGTCTCACTGGTGTATTCCGGCGGGTTCATACAGGAAGCGGCTTATCAGTACCGCGCGCCGCTGATCAGTGGTCTGCTCAGCGGTGTGTTGCTGTTGTTGGGGATCGGGCTCAAGCCGCGTCGGCGTTGGCCGGTGCCAGGTGCGTTGCTGATAGCGGCGCCGTTGCTGGGCGTGCTGTTGCTCAGCGCGGTGCTGTTTGTACGGGCCGGCGAGGGCGCCCGGGGCCTGCCGATCATGTACACGCCACTGGCTTACCTCAACCTGTTTGCCTATGAGTCATTGCACAACACGGTCGGCCCGCGCGAGCCGATCAAACTGGCGCGCATCGACACGCCCGTGGACCACGACATCGTGTTGATCATCGACGAGAGCATCTCCGGCAATTATCTGGACATCAACGCGCAGTACGGCGTGCACAGCCAGCTCAAGGAAGCGCATCCGGGGGTGGCGATTTTCAACTACGGCTATGCGGCATCCATCGCCAATTGCAGTGCCGACACCAATGTCACCCTGCGTTACGGCGGCACTCGCGCCGACTACATGCGTATCAACACGACGATGCCGTCGATCTGGCAGTACGCAAAAAAGGCCGGGCTGCGCACCGTCTACATCGACGCCCAACGCACTGGCGGCAACCTGCAGAACCTGATGACCGACACCGAGAAAAAGGACATCGACGAGTTTGTGCAATTCGACCAGACCAGCGTGCGCGACCGCGACATGGCGGCGGCCAGCAAGCTGATCGAACTGCTTGATGACGGCACCCCGGAGCTGGTGGTGATCAACAAGGTCGGCGCGCATTTTCCGGTGCACGACAAGTACCCGGATGCGTTTATGGCCTACCGTCCGACGTTACCCCGCGGGCAGTTTGTGGAAGTGGCGGACACCGGCAAGCGCGATGGTTTCAACGGCCAGCCGGATGACTGGGTGCTGTATCGCAATGCTTATAAAAACACCGTGCTGTGGAATGTCGGCGAGTTTTTTTCACGGATATTTGCCCAGGCCGACCTCAGTCATGCGCTGCTGATCTACACCTCGGATCATGGTCAGGATTTGCATGAACGTGGCAACCCTGGCCTCAACACGCACTGCGGTGGCGACCCGGTGGAGGAAGAAGGATTGGTGCCGCTGGTGGTGATTCAGGGCGATCAATTGCATACCCTGGACTGGCAACAGGCGCTGGCGCAGAACAAGGACCGCTCCAGTCACTACAACATCTTCCCGACTTTGCTGGAGCTGATGGGCTATGACGCGGCTACAGTCGAGGCGACCTACGGCAAACCGCTGAGCGTGCCGACGGTGGACGACTTCACCTTCAACTACCGCTTCAATGCGCGGCTGGGGGCCAAGCCTGCGTGGCGGCACATTGATCTGAAAACCATCGTGACGCCTGGTGAGGCGACGCCGAATGTGGTGGTTGAGCCGTGA
- a CDS encoding ABC transporter permease, translating to MRVFRQTLRALLSHWRRHPVQFFSVLTGLWLATSLLTGVQALNSQARDSYARASQMIGGEPQASLAAPGGGAFSQQLFVDLRKAGWPVSPVLEGRLVLKGHEDQRLQLTGIEPVSLPAGVAVAGQAMAMARIVEFFSPPGRTWISPQTLQALGLREGDTPLSEGGETLPPLQAQRDMAPGVLLVDIGFAQQLLGLPQQLSRLLLPKDFTAPLPAPFKNRLQLKTAGEENNLSRLTESFHLNLDALGFLSFVVGLFIVHAAIGLALEQRRSLLRTLRACGVSARMLIAGLAVELMGLALIGGIAGVVSGYWLASVLLPDVAASLRGLYGAQVPGQLSLSPWWWFSGVGLSLLGALLAGINSLLRAARLPLLALANPQAWHQAHTRWLRRQGWVATLAAVIAVVALLFGNSLASGFVLMAALLIGAALALPVLLNTLLNLFLRRRRSVLGQWFLADCRQQLPALSLALMALLLALAANIGAGSMTAGFRQTFSDWLEQRLTAELYINPQNPSQARDMQTWLAQQPQVRAVLPNWQVSVQLQGWPADVYGVIDHPTYRQHWPLLESLGANPWDRLAKDDAVMLSEQMARRLKVHLGDHLTIPAPNGPWSPRIVGIYADYGNPKGHVLVNAEHLLRGWPDLTPNRFNLRIDPARIPAFLKILQTRFTLDDSHIVDQARLKGWSTQVFERTFAATAALNSLTLGVAGVALFISLLTQSQSRLGQLAPLWALGVTRRQLMLLNLGQTWLLAVLTLVLALPLGIALAWCLDAVINVQAFGWRLPLRVFPWQLAQLMGLALLATLLASAWPLYSLYRTQPADLLRTFAHED from the coding sequence GTGCGAGTTTTTCGGCAAACCTTGCGGGCACTGCTCAGCCATTGGCGGCGGCACCCGGTGCAGTTTTTCAGTGTGCTGACCGGGTTGTGGCTGGCTACCAGTCTGCTGACCGGTGTGCAGGCGCTGAACAGCCAGGCGCGAGACAGCTACGCCAGGGCCAGCCAGATGATCGGCGGCGAGCCTCAGGCCAGCCTCGCGGCGCCCGGCGGCGGGGCATTTTCCCAGCAACTGTTTGTGGACCTGCGCAAGGCGGGTTGGCCGGTGTCCCCGGTGCTGGAGGGACGCCTGGTCCTCAAGGGCCATGAGGACCAGCGCTTGCAGTTGACGGGTATCGAGCCGGTGTCGTTGCCGGCGGGTGTCGCGGTAGCGGGGCAGGCCATGGCGATGGCGCGCATCGTCGAATTTTTCAGCCCGCCGGGGCGCACCTGGATTTCGCCGCAGACCTTGCAGGCTCTGGGTTTGCGCGAAGGCGATACGCCGCTTTCCGAGGGTGGAGAAACCTTGCCGCCCTTGCAGGCTCAGCGCGACATGGCCCCCGGTGTGCTGCTGGTGGACATCGGCTTTGCCCAGCAGTTGCTCGGCCTGCCGCAGCAACTGTCGCGCTTGCTGCTGCCCAAGGATTTCACCGCACCGTTGCCGGCTCCCTTCAAGAACCGGCTGCAACTCAAGACCGCAGGTGAAGAAAACAATCTGTCGCGTCTCACTGAAAGTTTTCACTTGAACCTCGATGCCCTGGGTTTTCTGTCGTTCGTGGTCGGCCTGTTCATCGTTCACGCCGCCATCGGCCTGGCGCTGGAGCAACGCCGAAGCTTGCTGCGAACGCTGCGCGCCTGCGGTGTCAGTGCTCGGATGTTGATCGCCGGACTTGCCGTCGAGTTGATGGGCCTGGCGTTGATCGGCGGGATCGCCGGGGTCGTCAGCGGTTACTGGCTGGCCAGCGTGTTGTTGCCGGACGTCGCTGCCAGCCTGCGCGGGTTGTATGGCGCGCAGGTGCCGGGGCAGTTGAGCCTCAGCCCGTGGTGGTGGTTCAGCGGCGTTGGCCTGAGCCTGCTCGGCGCCTTGCTGGCCGGTATCAACAGTCTGCTGCGGGCGGCACGCTTGCCATTGCTGGCCCTGGCCAACCCGCAAGCCTGGCATCAGGCCCATACCCGTTGGTTACGACGTCAGGGTTGGGTCGCCACGCTGGCGGCGGTGATCGCGGTTGTCGCGCTGCTTTTCGGCAACAGCCTGGCCAGCGGTTTTGTACTGATGGCGGCATTGTTGATCGGCGCGGCGCTGGCCTTGCCGGTACTGCTCAATACGTTGCTCAATCTGTTTCTGCGCCGCCGTCGCTCAGTGCTCGGTCAATGGTTTCTCGCCGATTGCCGGCAGCAGCTGCCGGCCCTGAGCCTGGCCTTGATGGCGCTGCTGTTGGCGCTGGCGGCGAACATCGGCGCCGGTAGCATGACCGCCGGTTTCCGCCAGACCTTCAGCGACTGGCTCGAGCAGCGCCTGACCGCCGAGCTGTACATCAATCCGCAAAACCCGTCCCAGGCCCGCGACATGCAAACCTGGCTGGCACAGCAGCCGCAGGTCCGCGCCGTGCTGCCCAACTGGCAGGTGTCGGTGCAGTTGCAAGGCTGGCCGGCGGACGTCTATGGCGTGATCGATCACCCAACGTATCGCCAGCACTGGCCGCTGCTGGAGTCCCTGGGTGCGAACCCCTGGGATCGCCTGGCCAAGGACGATGCGGTGATGCTCAGCGAACAGATGGCCCGCCGCCTGAAGGTGCATCTGGGCGATCACCTGACGATCCCTGCGCCGAACGGTCCATGGTCGCCGCGTATCGTCGGGATCTACGCCGACTACGGTAATCCCAAGGGCCATGTGCTGGTCAACGCCGAGCATTTGCTACGAGGCTGGCCGGACTTGACGCCGAACCGGTTCAACCTGCGCATCGACCCGGCCCGGATCCCGGCTTTCCTGAAAATCCTGCAAACGCGCTTCACGCTGGACGACAGCCATATCGTCGATCAGGCCCGGCTCAAGGGCTGGTCGACCCAGGTGTTCGAACGTACCTTCGCCGCCACCGCCGCGCTCAACAGCCTGACCCTGGGCGTTGCCGGCGTGGCGTTGTTCATCAGCCTGCTGACCCAGAGCCAGAGCCGTCTCGGGCAGCTTGCACCTCTATGGGCGCTGGGCGTGACGCGGCGGCAATTGATGCTGCTCAACCTTGGCCAGACCTGGTTGCTGGCGGTGTTGACGCTGGTGCTGGCGTTGCCGTTGGGTATTGCGCTGGCCTGGTGCCTGGACGCGGTAATCAACGTTCAGGCGTTCGGCTGGCGCCTGCCGTTGCGAGTGTTCCCGTGGCAGTTGGCGCAGTTGATGGGGCTGGCGTTGTTGGCGACGTTACTGGCGTCGGCCTGGCCGCTGTATTCGTTGTACCGCACGCAACCAGCGGACTTGCTGAGGACCTTTGCCCATGAAGATTAA
- a CDS encoding sugar transferase → MTGHEKGVPLNNLRRDNRLDPEHRMRLDSAIHMQGRGWITGRDGGRPWTLSRTNRVVACIGALMILVLVSPLLLGLALTIKYTSPGPILFVQKRTGYRGRSFGMYKFRTMVANAEELKESLRHLNKHGADAIDFKIDKDPRITRIGGFLRRSSLDELPNLINVFTGDMRLVGPRPTSFSAYRYKDNHLARLSIYPGMTGLWQISGRSNIDFDQRVELDLNYIAEQSLLLDLKILLKTPFKVFSGHGAS, encoded by the coding sequence ATGACTGGTCATGAGAAAGGAGTCCCGCTCAACAATCTGCGACGCGACAATCGTCTGGACCCCGAGCACCGAATGCGCCTCGACAGCGCGATCCACATGCAGGGTCGCGGCTGGATCACCGGGCGCGATGGTGGCCGGCCCTGGACGCTGTCGCGCACCAACCGCGTGGTGGCGTGCATCGGCGCGCTGATGATTCTAGTGCTGGTTTCGCCGTTGCTGCTGGGTCTGGCACTGACGATCAAATACACCAGCCCTGGTCCGATTCTGTTCGTGCAAAAACGCACCGGCTATCGCGGCCGCTCGTTTGGCATGTACAAGTTTCGCACCATGGTGGCCAACGCCGAGGAGCTCAAGGAGTCGCTGCGCCACCTCAACAAGCATGGCGCCGACGCCATCGATTTCAAGATCGACAAGGACCCGCGCATCACCCGCATTGGCGGTTTCCTGCGGCGCAGCAGCCTCGACGAGCTGCCCAACCTGATCAACGTGTTTACCGGTGACATGCGCCTGGTAGGCCCCCGGCCAACCTCGTTCAGCGCCTACCGCTACAAGGACAATCACCTTGCCCGCCTGAGCATCTACCCCGGCATGACCGGCCTGTGGCAGATCTCCGGGCGCAGCAATATCGACTTCGACCAGCGCGTTGAGTTGGACCTCAACTACATCGCCGAGCAGAGCCTGCTGCTTGATCTGAAGATCCTGTTGAAAACCCCCTTCAAAGTATTCAGCGGCCACGGAGCGAGTTAA
- a CDS encoding lipocalin-like domain-containing protein, protein MKIKVAVLLLALLSGCDNSAPVEKGFAGLGGEASAFTPVVPGRVFSFPADHGPHQGFRIEWWYVTANLKDDQGREFGVQWTLFRSALKAAPEVAGWGNQTIWLGHAAVTSATAHHAAERYARGGVGQAGANTAPFNAWIDDWRFSSEATDPLTDLQLSARDKHFGYQLRLVSSRPLVLQGDKGFSQKSEQGQASYYYSQPFFQASGTLEIDGKAYTVSGPAWLDREWSSQPLTADQTGWDWFSLHLDSGAQVMLYRMRQKDGAPYLTGTWIDAQGRTQLLHGDDIRLTPKDTADVAGRSMPVRWSIQIPGKQLDITTTALNPKAWMDLRIPYWEGPVRISGSQGGQGYLEMTGY, encoded by the coding sequence ATGAAGATTAAGGTCGCCGTGCTGCTGTTGGCGTTGCTCAGTGGTTGCGACAACTCGGCGCCGGTGGAAAAGGGCTTCGCCGGGCTAGGCGGTGAGGCGTCGGCCTTCACGCCGGTGGTGCCGGGGCGAGTGTTCAGCTTTCCGGCCGATCACGGGCCGCATCAGGGTTTTCGCATCGAATGGTGGTATGTCACCGCCAACCTCAAGGACGATCAGGGCCGTGAGTTTGGCGTGCAGTGGACGTTGTTTCGCAGCGCCCTGAAAGCGGCGCCCGAGGTGGCGGGCTGGGGCAACCAGACAATCTGGCTCGGCCATGCCGCTGTCACTTCGGCGACGGCTCATCACGCCGCGGAGCGCTACGCTCGTGGCGGTGTGGGGCAGGCCGGGGCGAACACCGCGCCGTTCAATGCATGGATCGACGACTGGCGTTTCAGCAGCGAGGCGACTGACCCGTTGACGGATTTGCAGCTCAGCGCCCGTGACAAGCATTTCGGCTATCAACTGCGGCTGGTGTCGTCGCGTCCACTGGTGCTTCAGGGCGATAAAGGCTTCAGCCAGAAATCCGAGCAGGGGCAGGCGTCTTACTACTACAGCCAGCCATTTTTCCAGGCCAGTGGCACGCTTGAAATCGACGGCAAAGCCTACACGGTCAGCGGTCCGGCGTGGCTTGACCGCGAGTGGAGCAGCCAGCCATTGACCGCTGATCAAACCGGCTGGGACTGGTTCTCGCTGCACCTGGACAGCGGTGCGCAGGTGATGCTCTATCGCATGCGGCAAAAGGACGGCGCGCCGTACCTCACCGGCACCTGGATTGATGCGCAAGGCCGGACGCAATTGCTGCATGGCGATGATATTCGCCTGACGCCCAAGGACACCGCCGATGTCGCCGGGCGTTCAATGCCGGTGCGCTGGTCGATCCAGATACCGGGCAAGCAACTCGATATCACCACCACGGCGCTCAACCCCAAGGCCTGGATGGATTTGCGCATTCCGTATTGGGAAGGGCCGGTGCGGATCAGCGGCAGCCAGGGCGGGCAGGGGTATCTGGAGATGACCGGGTATTAA
- a CDS encoding NAD-dependent epimerase, translating into MNILVTGAAGFIGAHCVLRLLRDGHRVCGLDNFNDYYDPQLKRDRVRWVQDQVGEFPLATIDLADAAAVEHLFAREQPQVVINLAAQAGVRYSLDNPKAYLDSNLCGFLNILEACRHHPVEHLIYASSSSVYGANQHTPYSTHDGVNHPLSLYAATKKANELMAHSYSHLFGIPSTGLRFFTVYGPWGRPDMSPIRFAKAIIEGSPLKLFNYGQHQRDFTYIDDIIESIARLIDHPPHLSPNWDREQPDASSSMAPWRIYNIGGEHPVELKDYLALMEKHLGRKANVELLPLQPGDVLNTCADVHELEDDTGFHPRIELDEGLRRFVAWFCDYYLLPIPLASHAAALKRRSL; encoded by the coding sequence ATGAATATCCTGGTGACCGGAGCGGCGGGGTTCATTGGTGCCCATTGCGTATTGCGGCTGCTGCGCGACGGGCATCGGGTCTGCGGGCTGGACAATTTCAACGACTACTACGACCCGCAACTCAAGCGCGATCGCGTGCGCTGGGTGCAGGACCAGGTCGGTGAATTTCCCCTCGCCACCATCGACCTCGCCGACGCTGCGGCCGTCGAACATTTGTTTGCCCGTGAACAACCGCAAGTGGTGATCAACCTTGCGGCGCAAGCCGGGGTACGTTACTCGCTGGACAATCCCAAGGCATATCTGGACAGCAACCTCTGCGGCTTCCTGAACATCCTCGAAGCGTGCCGGCACCATCCGGTGGAACACTTGATCTACGCCTCGTCCAGTTCGGTGTACGGCGCCAACCAGCACACGCCCTACTCGACCCACGACGGTGTCAATCACCCGTTGTCGCTGTACGCCGCGACCAAAAAAGCCAACGAATTGATGGCCCACAGTTACAGCCACCTGTTCGGCATTCCCAGCACCGGTCTGCGTTTTTTCACCGTGTACGGCCCGTGGGGCCGGCCCGACATGTCGCCGATCCGCTTTGCCAAGGCGATCATCGAAGGCAGTCCATTGAAGCTGTTCAACTACGGTCAGCATCAACGCGACTTCACCTACATCGACGACATCATCGAAAGCATTGCCCGTCTGATCGACCACCCGCCGCACCTCTCGCCCAACTGGGACCGTGAACAACCCGACGCCTCCAGCAGCATGGCGCCGTGGCGCATCTACAACATCGGTGGCGAGCACCCGGTGGAACTCAAGGATTATCTGGCGCTGATGGAAAAGCACCTGGGCCGCAAGGCCAACGTCGAGCTGCTGCCTCTGCAACCTGGAGACGTGCTCAACACCTGTGCCGATGTGCATGAACTGGAAGATGACACCGGCTTTCACCCGCGCATTGAACTCGATGAAGGCCTGCGCCGCTTCGTCGCCTGGTTCTGCGATTACTACCTGCTGCCGATCCCCCTGGCTTCGCACGCGGCAGCGTTAAAGCGGAGGAGTCTATGA
- a CDS encoding YncE family protein, translating to MKISPGNSFRHPSNILGKRQRKAVVIAVIEVGCEPNSLALSDRDSTVWVCNALDSTLSVIDTTAHQVVAVIRLPIQPLAMVIDRSGRRGYVTGLGKPLLMVIDIAARRVIGRIISGEGHALAINAEGTRVYVNANSPAKCRICVIDTASASMIDSIETGSFTSAAVLAAHGRLFYCDYIHHALKVLDTDTGEITTALSLPAPLEEIAIVAAQDVGYLPYRTSDGIVAKIDLTSYDVLDLLPAPALPHGLIINPNGDLACCCSASERRLTIIDTATWQVVSRFQAGEYPQGPAFSADGSRLYVCDASGDTVWVVALD from the coding sequence GTGAAAATCTCACCAGGCAACTCTTTCCGTCACCCGTCGAACATCCTCGGCAAACGCCAGCGCAAGGCTGTGGTCATTGCCGTCATCGAAGTCGGTTGCGAGCCGAACAGCCTGGCGCTGTCCGACCGCGATTCAACTGTCTGGGTCTGCAATGCGCTGGACAGCACGCTGTCAGTGATCGACACCACGGCCCATCAAGTAGTTGCCGTCATTCGCCTGCCGATTCAACCACTGGCCATGGTCATCGACCGGTCAGGGCGCCGTGGTTATGTGACCGGGCTGGGCAAACCGCTGCTGATGGTGATCGATATTGCGGCGCGGCGGGTCATTGGCAGAATCATCTCGGGCGAAGGACATGCGCTGGCCATCAACGCCGAGGGCACGCGGGTTTATGTCAACGCCAACAGCCCGGCGAAATGCCGGATCTGTGTGATCGACACGGCGAGCGCCAGCATGATCGACAGCATCGAAACCGGATCATTTACCAGTGCTGCCGTACTTGCCGCGCACGGTCGTCTGTTCTACTGCGACTACATTCACCACGCCCTGAAAGTGTTGGACACCGACACGGGTGAAATCACCACGGCCCTGTCACTGCCCGCTCCCCTTGAAGAGATCGCTATCGTTGCTGCACAGGATGTCGGCTATCTGCCATATCGAACGAGCGACGGCATCGTGGCGAAGATCGATCTGACAAGCTACGACGTACTCGACCTGCTGCCCGCCCCGGCGTTGCCCCATGGTTTGATCATCAACCCCAATGGCGACCTGGCGTGCTGTTGCAGCGCGAGTGAACGGCGCCTGACGATCATCGACACGGCAACGTGGCAGGTGGTCAGCCGCTTCCAGGCCGGCGAGTACCCGCAGGGCCCGGCATTCAGCGCCGATGGCAGTCGGCTGTACGTGTGTGATGCGTCGGGGGATACGGTGTGGGTGGTGGCGCTGGATTGA
- a CDS encoding ABC transporter ATP-binding protein, producing MLQVHDVFKSYATAQGPLPVLQGIDLTLRPGSSLALMGESGSGKSTLLHLIAGLDKVDHGSISSGDYRLEQMNEAQLAHWRRTEIGLVFQQFNLIGSLRVEDNLAFQARLAGRHDAQWQAHLVQRLGLADLLRRYPEQLSGGQQQRVALGRALASQPKLLLADEPTGSLDEATSDEVLKLLLELLDDSPTTLLMVTHSHRVAARLAQTVTLHGGRLADAQAR from the coding sequence ATGCTTCAGGTCCACGACGTCTTTAAAAGCTATGCTACCGCGCAAGGCCCATTGCCGGTGCTGCAAGGCATCGACCTGACCCTCAGACCCGGCAGCAGCCTGGCGTTGATGGGCGAGTCGGGCAGCGGTAAAAGCACGCTGTTGCACCTGATTGCCGGGCTGGACAAGGTCGATCACGGCAGCATCAGCAGCGGTGACTATCGCCTCGAACAGATGAACGAGGCTCAACTGGCGCACTGGCGGCGTACCGAAATCGGCCTGGTGTTCCAGCAGTTCAACCTGATCGGCAGCCTGCGGGTGGAAGACAATCTGGCGTTCCAGGCGCGGCTGGCCGGGCGTCACGACGCGCAGTGGCAGGCACATCTGGTACAGCGGCTGGGGCTGGCGGATTTGCTGCGGCGTTACCCGGAGCAGCTATCGGGCGGGCAGCAACAACGGGTCGCGTTGGGCCGCGCGCTGGCGTCGCAACCGAAACTGCTGCTGGCGGACGAGCCTACTGGCAGCCTCGACGAAGCCACCAGCGACGAGGTGCTCAAGCTGTTGCTGGAGTTGCTCGACGACAGCCCCACCACCTTGTTGATGGTCACTCACAGCCACCGGGTGGCGGCGCGACTGGCGCAAACGGTGACCTTGCACGGTGGCCGGCTGGCCGACGCGCAAGCACGCTGA